In the genome of Fusarium graminearum PH-1 chromosome 2, whole genome shotgun sequence, the window ccttgctcttctgcaCCGCTCCTTCAATGAGCGACGCAAGAACCTGCTTGAGCGCCGCAAGGCTCGCCAGGCTGAGCTTGATCGAGGTGTTCTACCCGATTTCCTTCCTGAGACCAAGCACATTCGCGAAAACCCCACATGGAAGGGTGCCGCTCCGGCCCCCGGTTTGGTGGACCGTCGTGTTGAGATCACCGGCCCCACTGACCGGAAGATGGTTGTCAACGCGCTGAATGCCAACGTCTACACTTATATGGCTGATTTTGAGGGTAAGTCTCTATCAATTAATGGTGCGACTGTTTCTCATGAATACGATTTTCAAGAGCAAATTAGCGCATAAGTTGGGAACCAGTTCGCTAACTTCGCAATCAGATTCAAGTGCCCCTACTTGGGACAACATGATCAACGGACAAGTCAACCTCTACGACGCCAACCGTCGCCAAGTCGACTTCAGTCAAGGACCCAAGGAGTACAAGCTTCGTACCGATCGTAAGCTACCCACTCTGATTGTCCGTCCTCGTGGCTGGCACCTTGAAGAGAGGCATGTCACCGTTGATGGCGAGCCTATTTCTGGTTCTCTCTTCGACTTCGGCCTGTACTTCTTCCACAATGCTTTCGAGACACAGCGCCAGGGCTTCGGTCCTTATTTCTACCTCCCCAAGATGGAGAGCCACCTTGAGGCACGTCTTTGGAACGATGCCTTCAACCTTGCCCAGGACTACATTGGCATGCCCCGAGGTACGATTCGAGGCACTGTCCTTATTGAGACCATTCTTGCCGCTTTCGAGATGGACGAGATCATCTACGAGCTCCGTGACCACAGCTCTGGACTTAACTGCGGTCGATGGGACTACATCTTCAGCGTCATCAAGAAGTTCCGCAACAACCCCAACTTTGTCCTTCCTGACCGTTCCGCTGTCACCATGACTGTGCCCTTCATGGAGTCATATGTGAAACTCCTTATCCAAACTTGCCACAAGCGAGGCGTTCACGCTATGGGCGGCATGGCTGCTCAGATTCccatcaagaacgacgacgCCGCAAacgacaaggccatggagGGCGTCCGCGCCGATAAGCTTCGTGAAGTTCGtgctggccatgatggcacCTGGGTTGCTCATCCCGCTCTGGCCAGCATCGCTACCGAGATCTTCGACAAGCATATGCCCACTCCTAACCAGCTTTTCGTACGCAGAGACGATGTCACCATCGGCCAGAACGACTTGCTCAACATGAACGTCCCAGGCACCATCACAGAGgagggtatcaagaagaacctcaacATTGGTCTCGGCTACATGGAGGCTTGGATTCGGGGAGTGGGATGTGTTCCCATCAACTACCTTATGGAGGACGCTGCCACAGCCGAAGTCTCTCGCAGTCAGCTCTGGCAGTGGGTCAAGCATGGTGTCAGCACCGCCGATGGCAAGCGTGTTGACAAGTCGTATGCtctgaagcttctcaaggagaCTGCCGACCAACTTGCTGCCTCTGGCCCCAAGGGAAACAAATACCACCTTGCCGCTCAATACTTCTCCGGTCAGGTTACTGGCGAGGACTATGCTGACTTCCTTACATCGTAAGTGCAAACCATACCCATGGCATTTCGTAAGATCATATTACTGACTTTCATAACCAGGCTTCTATACAACGAGATTACTCAAGCTGGACCCCCTAGCCCTGCTTCGAAGCTATGAGCGGAACCGGAACAAACAAAATGGATATGAGGAGTCAAATCAAGCATTTCATAATTGCGTGCATTGTATAACGAAGGGTTTCTTTCCCGGCCATGATTTAATGATATCATAAGTTGTTTTATTGTTGTATTTAGTTTCACAAATTGGAGTCCATCTATTGATGCTAACTATCTCATCACTTCACATTGCATTTAATCCTTATGGTTGGTATCTGATCTTAAAACAAAGTCTGAAATAAGGAAGACAATAAATGTCATCATGTGCTGATATATAGATACTGGCCCAGCAACATGGCTACAATGGTTCAATGGTAATTCTGTCAACAGTTTGTAATAATCGACAGAGTTACAAGTACGGGTCAacttgaaggagatgaatTCGAGTAGTGGGGGCTCTTCTGTTGACTTTTTTTTACCTTCCGGTGATTCTTCGTCATACGCAGTCCTATCTCGAGGCATGGGGCAACATCGAGACCTGAGAGCATATCTTCGCCGAGCCCATCGAAGTCTTTACTGTACTCATCATCAGAAGTTGGACAGTACACGTCCCCTTGTTTGCTCATATGTCCATTTATAAACTCTCGGTAACTCTGTCTGGTTGATTTCAGACTCTCGATGGATAATTCATCGGCTCATAGAAACCTCAAGAACTATTTCTTCACGATTCCATCGAATTCAATTTGCAGAAAGTCCCTCTCAGCAATCACACAATTCGATGTCTTGGAGACGCAGCATGAGCTCACAGTAATGTTAAGCCAAGGTCAGGCCCTGCCAGGCACGCAGTAGTGGTGGCAAAGTGGGACACAATTATTTACCATTAACAACTAAGTTTACACCAGGTGTAGGTCTTCTCGACTTGTGAGAGGTTGGTCTTTGTGCCATGTTTTCGCCGCAACTTCGCCGTGAAGACCCCGATTGATACGCCACGGCAGTGCACGCCCGCTTCATCAACTGAGCGATCTGAATTAGTAACCAACTGTAACATACTGGTCTTGTTTGCGTCAATAACCTGTCATAGCATCTAACTTTACCCTGTATgaatgtggatgatgagacgTGAGTTTAACTTACATGGTGCTCGAAATACTACCCTATAACATGACCGACCATGCGAGTGGATCAACATACATAGAGCGAGTTCTAAGATCCTACTATAACCTCAAACATACAATGAATGAAGAACCACTTCTACCAGAACTATAGGAGCTTCATGGAGTATAAAGTTTCGGCGGGCGTGGGGCTCGGTTTCTAAAATCATTTCTTTTAAACAGCTCAGGGGCAATCCGTGATAGTGAGTTGTGCTTGAGATATTGGAAGTATGGAACATGATGAACTTTTAATATACATTGGCTTTTTGCACATAGTGATAAGAAAGTTCTCCGTCTGAAGTTCAATAATGTTAGAATCTTTCGTAGTTTGTTCAATGTATACATAGAAAGCTCAGTTTCGGTAGAGGAGGAAGCATGACGTCCGCTATTTCGGTAGGGAAGTCTGGCAACGGCAAAAAGTGACTCTTTGAGATCAGGCGCGCCCAGATTTCTATCAAGCACAATAAACTCACAGCATATGTCCACATAGTTAGTAAGTTGTGCGAACTGTGGTCTCTGCTAGATAGTAACTACAGACTGTCAAGTCTTGTGCGTTCGAGAGACGCACAGCCCCGATTACTTGCAGCTGTATGTGCTGGATACAAGATATTTCTTACTTATGAAAGGGAGCCATAGAGAAAGCGAGCCTCAATTAATAACGGCAAGTACCCGCTGTGGTAAGGGAGATATCATTGCCACCGAGCCTTCAGGGTTCTCACAAAACAACTATCTATGATAGCCAGGCGGCCAAATAAAAACGAAACCGAACCATTCAAGCTGAGACGCGTGGACGAGCTTGATAAAGCTGTGAATGGTGACCTGTCAATATCGTCAAACGGTGGACTGCCGTATCATACCATTAATGGCTAGATAGTGGCTCTGTATCACAAGGTTCTCAACACAGCAGCGCGTAGGTACTCTCTCTATAGCTTGGAGCGATCCATGAATATATTAcaagcaacaacaccagGTAGCTCATAATGCTTATAAGCAGCATGAAGTGTGACCGGTCATGTTAGTCACTGGTGCCTAAGGAGGCAGCCGGAAGATAACTTCGGTTACAGAATTAAATATTGCTCACAAAAGTGTCGTCCCACCAGTTAGGTGAACCAACATACCAATAATAGAATTGGGGTTGAACACGGGTTGTCCTTCAAATTGTCAGCAAATCTTGCATCTAGATTACTCAAAACCCAAGGGATCAACCTAGCGCGGATCATAACAAGAATACATCCATGAACAATATTAACATACCAGGAGGCGCACATGCTTATTATTGATCGTACCCTATATGTGCCGGTTCATCAAAATTTAAATTTCGCCTGCATGGTCAAGCGAGTTGGGCTACCCATGGTTCCATGAAGTAATTAAtaccttttctttttttctttagTAGGAGCCCAAAACCGAACCTGCTTTTCGTTCCACACGGCAAAGCTGGTCCCGTGTTTCTCAAGGCCTTCTACCAGCGGCTTGGGTAGCAGTGGTTCTGTACCACGATTCTAGTACTATGTAAGATTAACTCCGTCGTCATATTGGATACTGCACCCAGACCCATATACTCAACCTCCTAGTCGCTGGTTACACCATAACGAGGCCAGGCTCAGAAGTGGTGAATGTTCCCTGAGCAACTGTGCCCAGGAACGACTGAAGAGTTCATGCTATGAACTCCAGCATATCTATGTCAAATTTGATACAGAGCCGGacattgaagttgagttCGAGATCACCAAGTCTGCCCTACCAGCGACATCGTCTTATATTTTCCGTGTGCTGTATAGTTCTCGTAGTTTCAACTTGTGGCCACCTTTAGGCTGTGGTGAGTTGAGATGTCACCAAAGGTTAGCTTGACATTCACTTCTCCACTGTAGGTCACACAGCAGCATGCATTTATGCCTTTATATCACAGATACGTACCGACTTAATATTCACTAGAGTTTCATTTTTCATCTGATTTCTCGTTGCAGTGGGTAGCCCAAGTTGAACCAGCCTGTTGCTGATATGTCAAGGGCAAGCATCGTAAAGATTGGCGACTGGGCCGCAGTATTGAATCTTGGAGCCAGAAAATGTCGCTGAGCGCGCACACCATTACATAGCCTGATCCTCGTATATGTTGTCGCAAGGCGCGGCTCTAGTCCACGGTCAATCTTGTCTGTCCTCACCGGTCATGCCCCGTTGACATGGCCTTGAAAAAAGCAAGTCTGCAAATATCCAATGTCTTTGCATGGAGTCCATCAGGATGACCAATCATGAGCGGCCGCCCCTGGAGGCGGGGTGTACGTAGAGTAACCATGGATGTTCAGCTTGGGTCCTCTCATCACACTGGATGTCTCGCAAACATTTGGGAACACCGTCTGGAGTGCTCTGTTTGCCCGGAAACTTGGCACATAGTAAGAGGTCCATAAGTTTCTTGATATCATGCCAAAGCTAGTCTAACGTCTTCACAGAACGACCAAAGGCAGTTAGGTTACCTAGCTTGagagaagcttggtgatggaacGCCACCAGGAACGATCGACGCAGGGATCCTTTTTGCAGATCTGTACCGTTTGCGGCACCTTGGTGTTAGAAAAGACTGCTGGTACTTGCAACGATAGCCAGGATTTCAGATACAGATCCTATAGTCGTTTGGAATTCGACATAATACTCTGTATGATCATCAGAGAAAACCCGAACCCCTGAGAACGATCATCACTTGCGTCAGATTATCTCCCCGTTCTTGGACGGAGATTGCTTCAAGGGAAGCGACTCCCAGAAACTAGCGGGACATTCCCGAGCTCTTTGTGAAGGTCTGCTACATGAGCAATCGTTGTTGGTGAACGACCCTTTCTTCCAGGAACAGCCAGATACGCCAGTAAGTTGATAATGTGGTGTAGCAGAGACCAGCACATGTCGTCCCAGAGGTTCCAAGGATGTGGATCGGATCAATATCTCAACAGGTTATCGCTGTGGCGCGTCCAAACCCCTGGTCGTGCAACGGTCACACTACATGTATATAGAAAATATATGGTTCAGCTGTCCCGACACAGTTCCCCTACGATTTCGCCTTGCACAAGTGTGAATGTTATATCGTCACATATCAGATTATCCTCATAATCATTCGTATCCACTCCTGTCGTGCAAAGTTCGCTTGCCGCGATGGCCATGACCAGACTAGTTGTCTCGGCACGGTAAGTACCTTCGCATGTTCCCTAGAAGAAACGTCAGTCGGGTTGCTGAGCTCTTGGCCAAGGAAGTGTAAGACGCCATCATTGTGATACGTAAGAAGTTGGCGATTTTAAATCTCTTGCTACGATCAAATCTCCAGTAGCCTTGGGCATGGTGTGACGAAACCCTCTACACTCGTGCAGTATGAAGGAATGGGATCCATCACGTTCCGTGCTACCGGGATGGGCGAGGAATTCAGTCTAATAGACCAGTGCGATTGGGGGGGGATGAATGATGAATGGTCTCGATCTTTAGTTGCTCCGCCTTATGGCACGATTCCCGTTTCGTCAGTGCTCAGGCTAGACAGCTTGCATTGGCGTGACGTTTATGCTAGCCTTATCATCAAGCTTCCTGGCACACCTGACAAGAGGCGTAAGGGTAGGGCTCCACCAGCGGTAGACGCCATCAACCTGTGGTCCACCGAGTTAATTTGGCACACGGATGGCTTGCGGTTAGTCTGCCAGTGCCCCTGGCTTTCGAGGATCTCGTTTTCCAGCACATGGCACCCGGTTTCGCATCGACGGGGCATATTGCCAAAACAGAGGTCGTTGGCTCACTCGCTCGTTCTGCATGACTCTACAGATAGTTGCAATGGTCATCATGTGCATTGATTGATACATGGGGTTGTTCAAATAGACATTGAATGGTTGTTAGGTAATTCGGCAATGGTGTGATGTTGTTCTGTTGAGGGTGGGGTTGTGCTGACTGTAAGGTTATTGGCTGCAGCATGTGTAGCCGGTCGGCCATCAGTAACATTGATTTGACCAGCTCTGTCATACCAACCGCTCGAATGCTTGCTTATAGACTGTGGATGAAGTACTGTAGATTTTTGGGGTATGGCATCTTCCGCTCTTCCCTTCCGTATTCGAAAACCGAGTCTGCAACCGTTTGCCGGACGGTTGTCGTGCCCGGCATCGCAGGTGACTGTATTAGTAGGTACAGACTTACACCCAGGTTCTGATAACCGACACAGATAGACATACTCGACGACAGGTCCGTGGTCAGGTAGAGTTTGAACCAACGCTACCGATTCTCTCTTTTTCGATTCTGCGATGGTCCAGACGAGCTAACTGTGCCATGGCCCATGGATCAAGGATAGCTGGGTGCAATCCCCGCACACCCCAGAAAGGGGCTCTTGTAAAAagctcttggctttggctgtGGCGGTAGGATTCCGCAGCCTCTTTGACAGGACAAGCACTTGTAAAAGGAAGATCTGGGTGACCTTATTAGTACCTGGGTATGTGTGGGGGAGAACAGTTCACCAATATGATTAGTCATGTTCTGGGTTCTTGGGTCGTTCGTTACtaccttggctgcttggcaCGTACCGAGGCAAGGTGTTGTGAGGGTACATCGATAGTTCTTTCATTTCATGTTCAGAGCCCAAAGGCTTTCAATTCGCAAACAACAATTCAAACAACTTGTCACACCTTTCATGACCATGACATGGTTTTTCTCTCCTTCAACTGAAACGAACGGTGCCATCGCTAAACCCGTTAACCCATACAGATGGAATGCATATGCACACGCTGCCTAGCATCATCTCTAATAACTATAGTGCCACTTGATTGTAGTTCCCGTCGATTTGAGTTGCCCATGATCTTGATCCACCACAAGTGAGTAACGGTCTCTCGAAAATCAGTTCATTTTTTCGAACCAGATCGCTCATCATTTTACCCCGCACACCCCGAAGTGTAAATTCGACCGTGTTGCAGATGACTCCCCAAGTGCGCGTGATGCCCTAATAGTCAATAGTGAGAGATGGGTCGTCTCGCCATTGTGAAGAAGCTTTCTTGTGGCAGAACACAGACGATTACAACTGCAGGAGTAGTACGTCATGGGCTTAAGAGAGCCTGGTTATTCTAACACGTACCTAGATATCAGTTCAGCAGGAACACACGGCCTTCAGCCTGAGCCCATGCCAAGCTCTAATCGTAGTGAACGTCGTGACGCGGACTAGCAGAAAGTATCAAGCATCAATGACAGGCAACCCAACCAATGAATAGAGCCCAGAGATGGACTCTCTAAAAATCGTAAGATGGTGACATTCTGATGAACATTACTTAATCGAAGCTGTCAATATTGCTGTTTTGGACATTACTGTAGCATCAAAACGCTACCCCCCTTCAATCGGGTTTGCGTATCTTATTCCGCGATGGGGCGATTTAGCCCAAACCCGGACTGCTATTCGCGAGTAACATAAAAACCGAGGCCTCTAGAGCCTCATCTCCCGCATCAACTAGTCAGGAAATGGATTAACGTCAAGACATCGTCTTCTCCGCCTTGCCTAAATTTGGGGATGTTAGACGAATACAACCATGTGATGAAGTCGTTACGTGACTGAGCTCCTTTTGTCTTGCTGAGTTTGTTTCATTGTTCCTATTCTATCATCTAACATCAGGAAAATCATCGAGCCAAGACAATAATGGCCAGCATTGCTTAGGTTTGCCTAGGGGCCCTGGCAGAAAACCATGGACAAGACTACTATGAGACCGTAACCTGATAGAGTTGAGCAGCTATTAGTTAATGGTCAATGGCTGCCAAAAAGACGCAAGCATGGTATGGCCAATTGCGGGAGCTATACAACTATGTATCTCCGAGGTGTTAAATAGGTAGATTGTAAATCCTGTCGGGACCCATGGCACTGATCCCAGCGTTCACGGCCATCCCTGACCAAAACTCCCTAGGTTTGCGGGCGGCCCAAAGCATGGGTCTGAGCTGAGTCTGGGCCGTGTTCTACAACCAAAGTACTCTCTGTGTATGCAAGTACTTCGGCACCAGTGGTTTGCTGTTGTCGACGTACGCATTTGGTCATACAGTTTATGTTTTGCTTGGCAACCCAAAGCAAGGCCTTGCATGAGTGGGAAGACAATGAATGCAATGGGAGAAAGCCGAACAAAGAATGACAGGCAATGGAGCAAGCATACATGCGGTGGATATCAATACTGGACTACGCATGCTCAAAGGGATGATTGTGGTGCATCGCTAAACTCAATTGCTCAAGATGACTGGCCGCATCATCAATTCAAGGATTAACATGGATTAGCTCGTGATAGAGTTGGAGGGTTTAATTGCATCGGAAACATGAGACACAGTCATTTCTTCGCAGCAGAGGAGGTGGTTGCAACCAATTGAGTGCATCTTTATCCTCTCGGCACGATTTTTCTTCAAAAGAATCCTATAGCATTTATCACTTCGTCTGTCTCGAAGTAtagacagacagacagaccGATTGAAATATCATTTTCTGCGAAACCGTTGTGATAAGCTAAGTGGCAGTAAGCTGGGGCTgcctccaccaacagcatGCATGGTATGGTGAGACATACTGGATTCGCGTAAGGCATCCGTAAGGTACGTGTTGTCTAGTTGCATGCAAAGTGCTTGTAGGGCAGGGTTTTCCTCGTGCAGAGTCGTAGACCTAATATTTGTTGTCTCAGGCGGCCTACTGGGTCCGAAATTGAGACGTTCATCTGAGACCTCAATTCGACATAAGAATTCTGTACCGTTGCATCAGCATGTGTACAGATGGATAGATTATGCGAGGGGATGCTGTAGCTAGTCTCTGTCTAAGCTAGCTTGTTATCTGATAGACATCCTTATTTCCTGCCAACTACCATGGTGACCCTAGCGCTAAGCAGAACGCTgatccaagacatggagAACCGTTTGAAGCAGTAGAGTTGCGTCAATGCCAACCACGTTCCATTCTTTTTGCTTAGCAATACGCTGATTGAAAGACATCTAGTTGGCGAAGGGCGGGCGACCTTTCCATTTATCGTGGGTATGGAAACTAATGTACATACTGTAGCACCTAGTGTTGTTACACAAGGTCTGGTGCGTATCGGGACATGATCGTCGGTTCATGGGAGTCTCGACGTTGCTCGACTTCCAAGGCAATAAGATAAAATGGTATTTGCTTCCAGATTACTATGTGGCAATTGACACATAATAGTTACTCAAGTATGGTACGTTGACAACTCTGTATGTGTATTTTTACCACATATTCaattctcattcttcttttttgttccaGCGGAGATGACACTCAGCTAATCAAGGTTAATTGATATACAGGATGCGTATGAAAAGGACATTCACATATCTTTTACCCCTTGATACCATTGCCAATCATCACAGTCTATATCCACATGCTGCATACAGACCGGAATAcgtactgtactgtactgcGTCTAATCTAACGAAACTTGATGGGGCGTTTTCTACCATTGTGAACTCAAAGCGTTAAAGTCGAggacaagcttggcattcCAACCCACATTCATTCCAACCAGTTGGTTTATTTGATACTTACTTACCCAGGACGTGAATATGGCTTGGCCGCCTTACCCGATAGGCCTAATGGAGCGATCATATCAATAATAAAATAGTGGCAGCGCGAAGCCAGTGCCCAAAAGGGAACAAAGTCGGGGAAAGGGCTGCTGCTGGCAAAGTTTACCAGTGATGACTTGCGTCGTTTGCCGGCGGGAGTTGAGCGCCTCTTTATCTCGATGCGTTCCCAGGAGCTTGGTTGGCATGGCTGAACCTATCCGTTGATGGCGGCGGAAGCGCGAAAGGAGCGAGGGACAAGGGACAAGGGCAGAACAGAACAGGGCAAGGTGTTTGCGTTTGtgatggcgttggcgttggcgttgcGCCCGGGATCCACGATGGTCTCAAGAACTAAGCATTCTCCCCGGTCGCTCAACCAGCATTAGCTCCTCTTGTAGGTACGAGTGTCAGTAGAGAAGGGGCGTGCATCTGAGACCGGGGCAGGGGTTACAATGTAACTGTGGACAAGGGGGGAGGGCATGGAACAGCGATCCGGTGGAAGAGAGGCGCAATCTCTTTCGATAGCCTTGTTCACTAGTGTGATCTGTTCAACGACTTTTGGCTCCAGAGAAAATGGAAATGAATAcgacttcttctcagctgaaTGTTGTCAGCTAGGCCGTCTCTGGACGGAACAAGTGTAAAGCAGGGAAATGACGCTGCTGTAACGTAGATGAGTAGAGACTTTTGCTTATGCTAACCCGCTTACTGAGAATCAATCACTCTCCCGTTGTCACAAAGTTCTATTTTCCTTATACAGGACAGGATCAAACAATCAAACCTGGGGAATGCTCAAGGGGTCCATGACGGTGGGTGGTTACTGTAAGAAGGCACGGACAGGTAATGGGCGTCGTCTGTAAATCAATGGGTCACAGTGCAGCAACGTAATTGACAGGGGTATCGGAGCAATCCAAATACCTACAGTATGCAGCATGTTGTGCGAGTTTTGATTCGCAGGTTGGCAGGATAATGATTGTCATTGGGCAGCTTAGCTTACGACCGGTAGACATGATTGTAAAGATAATTCAATAAAATGGAGCAATGCCAATTGTGCTTTTCATAGGTATAGTCCAGTATGGTCACTCTATGCATCCAAACTCTCCGTAACGTTCTACAAGAAGCAAGGGCTCGCTGATCTCaggcaagacaaagcaaaTTCCCAATATTTGTTGATCTGCGCTGCAACTCGAACCATGGACACGGGAGTGTAGCAGGGGACCCTGACACCCAAGTGGACACGCTGACACGGAAGCAACACGCTTGGCAATGATGCTTCACATTATGGTTGTTGTTTAATAATAACAATATTCAACCGATAAATAAACATGTACTTATATGCATCTGTACCCTACAGGATGGTCAGTTTTAATCAAAGCTGACGAGCAAGCAATTTACCCTACAATATgagtgcagtgcagtgcagtgcagtacaATTCAGCACATGTAGCAGTACGCATGCCAGGAAATTTAGGTGAGACCAGCagtttcttttcctcaactgttctctttctcatcttcaaatgTTACTGAAACAAATATCACGACGACGAATGCATTTCAGATCAGCCATGCCGTTAAGCCAGGGTCTTGACATATCGGGATGGCAGAACACCACAAATCTTGGCAGGGGAGAAGCTGGATGTGGCTTTTGAGGCTCCTTCGCTGGTGTCTGCCCCCTGCTGATAGACACTTTAAAGTAAGAATAGATCGCTGGCAAGATtgccttggtgttgaatcCGCAGAGTAATGCGCGGTCAATATCTGAAAAGGGACGGACTGCATGCCCATTCCTTTTGTCCCTGACGCAGCGCTAAGTTCGGCACTGAGGCTTCCGCTAGACACCCGTCGTTCAtgttttttgcttttctcgcttgtttcttttctcacTCTTTTGTCTTGGGATTCCAGACCTGACGCGAGCGAGATATACGGTGTGTCAGTTAAAGAACTACCGTGGACTTGAACAAATCGAGCCATCAGATGAGGGACAATGTTCTAGGCCCTGGCGGCCGAACCTCTATCGGGGACTGACCATTCCCATGCTGGGGGTTCCCTCCGTGAAGTTGTAGGCTTTTCTTGTTCGGCGGATTGGGTAAGTCCAACACGGACCCGGCATATTGGGTTTGCTAGCACCAGTCTCCATTTTGTCAACGACGGACTCTTCTCAACTTCGCTGTTGCCGAGGATTTCAAATTCAGGGTCCAGCTTTCGACCAAAGTCTTTTCCGCCTTCCCTTCCCTACCCTTCTTTTCTCCACGTATCTTTGAAAGTATTGGTCTGGCTTCGagtccttgacagcctttAGTAGCTTCCAGGTCGCCCAAGGCTCGTGTGTACCTGGTCGCTAGCGGGGCCCATCTGCAAAAGATGCCTGGACTGTGTCGTCTGTTGCAAGTGAATGAGTGAATaagcgagcgagcgagcaAACGTAAAAGGCAAGGAGGTGTTCACCTGCCACGTTGTATGTTGCGTTCACTCACACGATCCATATTAGCAGGCAcaccttttttctttcatttcACAGTTTTAATAAGCGTTTCCTATCACGACTACACAGCCAAAGACATTTAACACAACCCTCTACTACGTGTAATGAAAtgtacctactaaggtactgTAGATGGTACTGTACATTACCGACACAAC includes:
- a CDS encoding malate synthase translates to MASLDSVLQGVSVSGKVDEIHRKILTPEALGFLALLHRSFNERRKNLLERRKARQAELDRGVLPDFLPETKHIRENPTWKGAAPAPGLVDRRVEITGPTDRKMVVNALNANVYTYMADFEDSSAPTWDNMINGQVNLYDANRRQVDFSQGPKEYKLRTDRKLPTLIVRPRGWHLEERHVTVDGEPISGSLFDFGLYFFHNAFETQRQGFGPYFYLPKMESHLEARLWNDAFNLAQDYIGMPRGTIRGTVLIETILAAFEMDEIIYELRDHSSGLNCGRWDYIFSVIKKFRNNPNFVLPDRSAVTMTVPFMESYVKLLIQTCHKRGVHAMGGMAAQIPIKNDDAANDKAMEGVRADKLREVRAGHDGTWVAHPALASIATEIFDKHMPTPNQLFVRRDDVTIGQNDLLNMNVPGTITEEGIKKNLNIGLGYMEAWIRGVGCVPINYLMEDAATAEVSRSQLWQWVKHGVSTADGKRVDKSYALKLLKETADQLAASGPKGNKYHLAAQYFSGQVTGEDYADFLTSLLYNEITQAGPPSPASKL